The genomic region GTGTCGGTGATTGATACGGCAACGAACGCGGTAACCGCCGCGGTACGGGTGGGGGGTGGCCCCGGTGGCGTGGCGGTGACGCCGGACGGGGCGCGCGTGTACGTCGCAAACAACGATGGCAACACCGTGTCGGTGATTGACACGGCGAGGAACACGGTGACCGCCACGGTGGAGGTGGGGAGCGGTCCCGGTGGCGTGGCGGTGACGCCGGACGGGACGCATGTGTATGTTTCGAACAACGAAAGTACCACCGTGTCCGTGATTGACACGGCGAGGAACGCGGTGACCGCCACGGTGAGGGTGGGACGGAGTCCTGTTGGCGTGACGGTGACGCAGGACGGAGCGCATGTGTACGTTGCGAACCAGGCCAGTTACACCGTGTCGGTGATTGATACGGCGAGGAACGCGGTGACCGCCACGGTGGGAGTCGGGGTGTTCCCCTTTGGCATCGCCGTGACGCCCGACGGCACGCGCGTGTACGTTGCGAACAACGATAGCAACACGGTCTCGGTGATCGAGACGGCGAGGAACGCGGTGACCGCCACGCTGGGGGTCGGGGTGTTCCCCTTTGGCATCGCGGTGACGCCCGACGGCTCGCGCGTGTACGTTGCAAACGAGGGCAGCAACACCTTGTCGGTCATTGAAACGGCGACGATGCGCCGACCGTCACGGTGGGGCAGGGAGTAGCCCTCTCGGGGATGGGTCTGCCCTGTGTGAGGCGGGGCAGGTACCGGGACGCCCGGCGAGAGGGAGTCCCGCGGTCCGGGTGGCTCAAGCGACAAGGCTAATGGGGCACGTAGAACAGGAGATCCTTCAGAACACGCGCGTCCTCCGTGTTGGGCCGGGTCGCGATGAAGGTGCGGAAAAGGCTTCTTGCATCTAGGTAGTGGACGCCCAGCAGGTCGAGGAAGCCCAACCAGTATGTCGCCTGTGGATTGGCGCTGTCCCGGCCCAAGATCGTCTGGTACAGGGAAACCGCTCGGTAGATCTCCCCACGTTGTCGGAAGGCTCGCCCGGGATCCGCGGACCTGGACAAGAGCATTTCGGACCTATCGAGGTACGGACCCAGGATGCCGGAAACCCGTCGGCCGAGCACTGCGTACAGGTCATTCCCTCGCGCTTTACTTCCAAGGCCAAAAGCGCTGGTCGCGCCGTCCAAGTCGTCCAGGGCCAGAGCGGTGATGCCTCCGACAGCGTAAGCCAGCGGGTGTCCATGCCCGGAGGCAATCACGGGACGCAGGACGTACCATGCTTCCAGGAGGCGTCCCTGCTGGCAGAGGTTGAAACTCTCGTTCTCTGCGGGGGCGAGGACTGGGAGTCGGGTTTGCCAGTCAGGGAATGCGCCCGTTTCTTCGCGGGCGGCGTCAGGCAGGGTGCTGTCAATAAGAGAGACCGGCCCTATGGCCACGGTAACCCGGCGGGTGTCTTTTGTTGCCAAGAACCTGCCGACTTGATCGGCTGGTTCGGCGGGCGCCAGGGTCAATACCGTCGTGCCCGTTTTGACCGGAACCCGCTTGATTGAGACGAACAAAGGTGCCGAGGGCGGAATCGCGGCCTCCAGGAGCACTGTGTTGCCCACGATCGCCCGAAGCAGTCTGCGGATTCGGAAACTCTCCGCCACAAACCGGACGTCGAGCGTGATTGGAGGACCCTCATTGATGAGCAGTAGTTCTCCTGAGGAGCTGATCCAACGCCGGAGCTTCCCCCGCTCCCAC from bacterium harbors:
- a CDS encoding beta-propeller fold lactonase family protein, which gives rise to MGKSRLTIALLAAMVLAAAQGASAPPFAFVTNFIGGTVPVIDTARSTVTATVGVGSGPVGVVVTPDGARAYVANPFSDTVSVIDTARNTVTATVGVGSGPVGVAVTPDGARVYVTNTYDDTVSVIDTATNAVTAAVRVGGGPGGVAVTPDGARVYVANNDGNTVSVIDTARNTVTATVEVGSGPGGVAVTPDGTHVYVSNNESTTVSVIDTARNAVTATVRVGRSPVGVTVTQDGAHVYVANQASYTVSVIDTARNAVTATVGVGVFPFGIAVTPDGTRVYVANNDSNTVSVIETARNAVTATLGVGVFPFGIAVTPDGSRVYVANEGSNTLSVIETATMRRPSRWGRE